The proteins below are encoded in one region of Betaproteobacteria bacterium:
- a CDS encoding SAM-dependent methyltransferase, giving the protein MKKPNTTADIPEIRPGQSIELLKELHILTRDGKLNQDTRRKLKQVYHLYQFIEPLLDGAETLVDHGAGKSYLGFILYDLCIKNRASGEIIGIETRQELVEKSRELAARLGFERMRFLACTVEDSLTAPELPASVDVVTALHACNTATDDAIRFALTKNARHIVLVPCCQAEVAATMRARKNESLSQKPLSELWRHPIHTRELGSHLTNVLRCLLLESHGYDVTVTELVGWEHSMKNELIIASKREKGSGNPRKNARERAEAILHEFNLEELAPRFTY; this is encoded by the coding sequence ATGAAGAAGCCAAATACCACCGCCGACATTCCTGAAATCCGCCCCGGGCAGTCCATCGAACTGCTCAAGGAACTCCACATCCTCACCCGTGACGGAAAGCTGAATCAGGACACTCGGCGCAAGCTAAAACAGGTCTATCACCTCTATCAATTCATCGAACCGCTGCTGGATGGCGCCGAGACACTGGTCGACCATGGGGCCGGCAAGTCCTATCTCGGATTCATCCTCTACGATCTCTGTATCAAGAATCGCGCCAGCGGCGAGATCATTGGCATAGAAACGCGCCAGGAGCTGGTTGAGAAATCCCGCGAACTGGCCGCCAGGCTTGGCTTTGAGCGCATGCGCTTCCTTGCCTGCACGGTAGAGGATTCACTAACAGCGCCTGAGTTGCCAGCCAGCGTGGATGTCGTGACAGCGCTACACGCCTGCAATACCGCAACCGACGATGCCATCCGTTTCGCGCTGACCAAGAACGCCCGCCATATCGTCCTCGTCCCTTGCTGTCAGGCCGAAGTCGCCGCCACCATGCGTGCCCGGAAGAACGAATCGCTGTCGCAAAAACCGCTGTCTGAACTTTGGCGACACCCGATCCACACCCGAGAGTTGGGCAGCCACCTGACCAACGTGCTGCGCTGCCTGTTGCTGGAGTCGCACGGCTACGACGTCACCGTCACAGAACTGGTTGGCTGGGAACATTCGATGAAGAACGAACTGATCATCGCCTCAAAACGCGAAAAAGGCAGCGGCAATCCCCGGAAAAATGCCCGCGAACGGGCCGAAGCCATCCTGCACGAGTTCAATCTCGAAGAACTTGCCCCGCGTTTCACGTACTAA
- the ettA gene encoding energy-dependent translational throttle protein EttA — MAQYVMSMLRVSKIVPPKRQIIKDISLSFFPGAKIGLLGLNGSGKSTVLKIMAGVDKEYDGEVQHLAGVSIGYLPQEPQLDAAKTVREEVESALGEVMQAQAKLDEVYAAYADPEADFDKLAEEQARLEAIISTAGSDTEAQMELAADALRLPPWDAVIGVLSGGEKRRVALCKLLLAKPDMLLLDEPTNHLDAESVEWLEQFLVRFPGTVVAVTHDRYFLDNAAEWILELDRGHGIPYKGNYSSWLEQKEARLETENKQIDAHMKAMKQELEWVRSNPKARQAKSKSRLSRFEELSSQEYQKRNETQEIFIPVGERLGGKVIEFNGVTKSFGDKLLMDNVSFTIPAGAIVGIIGPNGAGKSTLFKMITGQQQPDSGTVDIGPTVKMAYVDQSRDCLDGSKTVFEELAQGSDILQIGKFEMPSRAYIGRFNFKGADQGKQVGNLSGGERGRLHLAKTLMTGGNVLLLDEPSNDLDVETLRALEDALLEFPGCAMVISHDRWFLDRICTHILAAEGDSQWNFFEGNFQEYEEDKKKRLGEEGAKPKRIRYKPITR; from the coding sequence ATGGCTCAATACGTTATGTCCATGCTGCGCGTCAGCAAGATCGTCCCGCCCAAGCGGCAGATCATCAAGGATATTTCCCTCTCCTTCTTCCCCGGTGCCAAAATCGGCCTGCTCGGTCTGAATGGTTCCGGCAAATCGACCGTGCTCAAGATCATGGCCGGGGTGGACAAGGAATACGACGGCGAGGTCCAGCATCTTGCGGGCGTTTCCATCGGTTATCTGCCACAGGAGCCACAGCTCGATGCCGCCAAAACGGTACGCGAGGAAGTCGAGTCGGCTTTGGGCGAAGTAATGCAGGCCCAAGCCAAGCTGGATGAGGTTTATGCCGCCTATGCCGACCCGGAGGCCGATTTCGACAAGCTGGCCGAGGAACAGGCCCGCCTTGAGGCAATCATTTCCACTGCCGGCTCGGATACCGAGGCACAGATGGAACTGGCTGCCGATGCGCTGCGCCTGCCGCCTTGGGATGCCGTAATCGGTGTGCTCTCCGGCGGAGAAAAGCGCCGCGTCGCGCTGTGCAAGCTACTGCTCGCCAAGCCCGACATGCTGCTGCTCGACGAACCAACCAACCACCTGGACGCCGAATCAGTCGAATGGCTGGAACAGTTCCTCGTCCGCTTCCCGGGCACTGTCGTCGCCGTCACCCATGATCGCTACTTCCTCGACAACGCCGCCGAGTGGATTCTCGAACTCGACCGTGGTCACGGCATTCCGTACAAGGGCAACTATTCCAGCTGGCTTGAGCAGAAGGAAGCCCGCCTGGAGACCGAAAACAAGCAGATCGACGCCCACATGAAGGCGATGAAGCAGGAACTGGAATGGGTTCGCTCCAATCCCAAGGCTCGTCAGGCCAAGAGCAAATCCCGTCTGTCACGCTTCGAGGAGTTGTCGAGCCAGGAATACCAAAAGCGCAACGAGACGCAGGAAATCTTCATTCCGGTCGGCGAGCGTCTGGGTGGCAAGGTTATTGAGTTCAACGGCGTCACCAAGTCGTTTGGCGACAAGTTGCTGATGGATAACGTCAGCTTCACCATTCCGGCTGGCGCCATTGTCGGCATCATCGGCCCGAACGGCGCCGGTAAATCGACGCTGTTCAAGATGATCACCGGGCAGCAACAGCCGGATTCCGGCACGGTCGACATTGGCCCAACTGTCAAGATGGCCTACGTCGATCAGTCGCGCGATTGCCTTGATGGCAGCAAGACCGTCTTCGAAGAGCTGGCGCAGGGCAGCGATATCCTGCAGATCGGCAAGTTTGAAATGCCGTCACGCGCCTACATCGGCCGCTTCAACTTCAAGGGTGCGGATCAGGGTAAGCAGGTTGGCAATCTGTCCGGTGGTGAACGCGGTCGTCTGCATCTGGCCAAGACGCTGATGACCGGCGGTAACGTCCTGCTGCTCGACGAACCGTCCAACGACCTTGACGTGGAAACCCTGCGTGCGCTGGAAGACGCCCTGCTCGAATTCCCCGGCTGCGCGATGGTCATCTCGCACGACCGCTGGTTCCTCGACCGCATCTGTACGCACATCCTGGCAGCCGAAGGCGATTCGCAGTGGAATTTCTTCGAAGGCAACTTCCAGGAATACGAAGAAGACAAGAAGAAGCGTCTTGGCGAAGAAGGTGCCAAGCCGAAGCGGATTCGTTACAAGCCGATTACCCGCTAA
- a CDS encoding N-acetyltransferase: MSALMSSVGSGNSFGANVDFDSQELTVAPAVTYQQHRACAALVRRMYSWRGYRLSPPRQLIGDPNHATLGGWLDGELVATMTTSRDSSAGLLVDKLYADEMAKLRKPARVICEVTRLAVDSEANDPALLKSLFRSTYKYAKAVFGVTDVVIEVNPRHAGYYRREFGFSQVGDLRTCPRVNAPAVLLHRSMGNRRL, translated from the coding sequence ATGTCCGCGCTAATGTCATCTGTGGGGAGCGGTAACTCTTTCGGTGCAAATGTCGATTTTGATTCGCAGGAACTGACTGTTGCACCTGCCGTCACCTACCAACAGCATCGCGCCTGCGCAGCATTGGTTCGCCGAATGTATTCCTGGCGTGGGTATCGGCTTTCCCCACCCCGCCAGCTAATCGGCGATCCGAATCATGCGACGCTTGGTGGCTGGCTGGATGGCGAACTTGTTGCAACGATGACCACTTCCCGTGATTCAAGCGCCGGTTTGCTCGTCGACAAACTTTACGCGGACGAAATGGCCAAGCTGCGCAAACCGGCCCGCGTCATTTGCGAAGTTACCCGACTGGCCGTTGACAGTGAAGCCAACGATCCGGCGTTACTGAAATCACTGTTCCGCTCCACCTACAAATATGCCAAGGCAGTTTTTGGCGTGACAGATGTTGTCATTGAAGTTAACCCGCGGCATGCAGGGTACTACCGTCGGGAATTCGGATTTTCTCAGGTCGGCGACCTCCGCACCTGCCCCCGGGTCAACGCGCCGGCGGTTCTACTGCATCGATCCATGGGCAATAGGCGACTCTAG
- a CDS encoding polymer-forming cytoskeletal protein, whose protein sequence is MFNKPSLTNRNDAITRKEVNNILGSGSNLNPPSTTTSTTSTPVTQPEKTEAASAPEAVIGARLIVGPDVKLKGAEILDCDTLVVEGRVDATMDSRVIRIAENGSFSGKVSIDIAEIHGTFEGELTARSQLIIHATGKVHGKIRYGKLVIDEGGELCGDISTLSAEKTNQFHLRDEAVKPLAAVAG, encoded by the coding sequence ATGTTCAACAAACCCAGTCTCACCAACCGCAATGACGCCATCACCCGCAAGGAGGTCAATAACATCCTTGGCAGTGGCAGCAATCTCAACCCCCCATCGACAACGACCAGCACGACATCGACCCCAGTCACTCAGCCTGAAAAGACCGAAGCTGCCAGCGCACCGGAAGCTGTCATCGGCGCGCGACTGATCGTCGGCCCGGATGTCAAGCTCAAGGGCGCCGAAATTCTTGATTGCGACACGCTCGTGGTCGAAGGTCGCGTTGACGCAACCATGGATAGCCGGGTGATCCGCATCGCTGAAAACGGCTCGTTTTCCGGCAAGGTCAGTATCGACATTGCGGAAATTCACGGTACTTTTGAAGGCGAACTGACCGCACGTTCGCAACTCATTATTCATGCGACCGGCAAGGTTCATGGCAAGATTCGCTACGGCAAGCTGGTCATTGATGAAGGTGGCGAACTGTGCGGCGATATCAGCACGCTTTCCGCCGAAAAAACCAATCAGTTCCACCTTCGTGACGAGGCAGTCAAACCCCTCGCTGCTGTGGCTGGTTGA
- a CDS encoding HAMP domain-containing protein, whose amino-acid sequence MNRISFRQGMLLGFALIVLLLGGAAVQSWLVVEHLVDQSRQSSDRAIQLMASVQELGERTVDIERSARQYLVLDNPVFRQRFDEHLTQSLAVVDRLDGLAAEPLLPLLGGWRMVASALRSGLDQNISQAEILPLLSRMAELDGLLKQAGQRWIEAESRKSLDELEANRLRLGGRIGLALVGALLVALAMGWWLVRPVRHLEQAIVRLGASRFDEAVTVGGPADLRQLGKRVDWLRQRLAELEADRERALRHVSHELKTPLTALKEGVSLLREEVPGPLAAGQREVVEILQHNVGSLQEQIESLLTLNAAAFEARRLQIAPVKPRKLLASVVQRRELHSQSRQLNIVVEAPDEAAMLDAEKMAIVLDNLLSNAIDFSPEQGEIRLLVSHADGLWHFDCIDQGPGIADEDRQRIFDPFVQGQRMAPAPRQGSGVGLSIVRELVRAMGGAVFLVPQATGAHFCVEIPDAQ is encoded by the coding sequence ATGAACAGAATTTCCTTCCGCCAAGGCATGTTGCTCGGCTTTGCATTGATCGTTTTGCTACTTGGCGGAGCGGCGGTACAAAGCTGGCTAGTGGTGGAGCATCTGGTCGACCAGAGCCGGCAGAGCAGCGATCGCGCCATCCAATTAATGGCTTCGGTTCAGGAGCTTGGCGAGCGTACCGTCGACATCGAACGCAGTGCCCGCCAGTATCTCGTATTGGATAACCCTGTTTTCCGGCAGCGTTTCGATGAGCATCTTACCCAGTCGCTGGCCGTCGTTGATCGGCTGGACGGTCTGGCCGCAGAACCGCTACTACCCCTGCTGGGCGGGTGGCGCATGGTTGCCTCGGCATTGCGCAGCGGTCTGGATCAAAATATTTCGCAAGCAGAAATCCTTCCCTTGCTGTCCCGGATGGCCGAGCTTGACGGTCTGCTCAAACAAGCCGGGCAACGGTGGATAGAAGCGGAGAGCCGGAAGTCGCTGGACGAACTGGAAGCCAATCGACTACGCCTGGGTGGGCGAATCGGGTTGGCTTTGGTGGGGGCGCTGCTTGTAGCATTGGCAATGGGATGGTGGCTTGTCCGGCCGGTTCGCCACCTTGAACAGGCAATCGTTCGTCTAGGCGCAAGCCGCTTCGACGAAGCGGTTACGGTGGGCGGGCCGGCTGACTTGCGCCAGCTTGGCAAAAGGGTTGACTGGCTGCGCCAGCGCCTGGCTGAACTGGAAGCAGATCGCGAGCGGGCGCTACGCCATGTTTCGCATGAACTGAAAACGCCGCTGACTGCATTAAAGGAGGGCGTTTCCCTGTTGCGTGAAGAAGTGCCCGGACCACTGGCAGCAGGGCAGCGTGAAGTTGTCGAGATACTCCAGCACAACGTGGGAAGTCTTCAGGAGCAAATTGAGAGTCTGCTGACGCTTAACGCGGCAGCCTTTGAAGCACGACGCCTGCAGATTGCGCCGGTCAAGCCGCGCAAGCTGCTGGCATCCGTGGTTCAACGCCGGGAGTTGCACAGCCAGTCGCGGCAATTGAATATCGTCGTCGAGGCGCCTGATGAAGCCGCCATGCTCGACGCCGAAAAGATGGCCATCGTGCTCGACAATCTACTGTCCAACGCCATCGATTTCAGTCCCGAACAAGGCGAGATCCGCTTGCTGGTCAGCCATGCAGATGGCCTCTGGCACTTCGACTGCATCGATCAGGGACCGGGAATTGCCGACGAAGATCGGCAACGGATTTTCGATCCCTTTGTTCAGGGACAACGTATGGCACCGGCACCGCGGCAGGGCAGCGGGGTCGGACTTTCTATCGTTCGCGAACTAGTGCGAGCTATGGGAGGCGCGGTTTTTCTCGTTCCGCAAGCAACGGGCGCCCATTTTTGTGTGGAAATACCTGATGCACAGTAA
- a CDS encoding permease: MCILKSLVAGLLFALILSGCTGGMAPLVKKVSNADEITPEAALVYYQGLAKMTPAELGRERMILVAVQQIPYTQIRMAMLLGHPRVQQDLGKGLSLLDSILKSNDPAAVPFHPLARQVADNYLERIKLEYQLEKQVQQLNSQLKESQRKAAELQDKLDSLANIERTLIPRPRAVRPEGVKR; this comes from the coding sequence ATTTGCATCCTGAAGAGTCTCGTCGCCGGACTGCTCTTCGCTCTGATTTTGTCTGGTTGTACCGGCGGTATGGCACCGCTGGTCAAGAAGGTCTCGAATGCTGACGAAATAACCCCGGAGGCCGCCTTGGTGTATTACCAGGGCCTCGCAAAAATGACACCGGCTGAACTTGGCCGGGAGCGCATGATATTGGTTGCCGTTCAGCAGATTCCCTACACGCAGATCAGAATGGCGATGCTGCTCGGCCATCCGCGGGTTCAGCAGGATTTGGGCAAGGGCTTGTCACTCCTTGATAGCATCCTCAAATCCAACGACCCTGCTGCCGTGCCGTTTCATCCGCTGGCCCGGCAGGTTGCCGACAACTATCTGGAGCGGATAAAACTCGAATATCAGCTCGAAAAGCAGGTGCAGCAGTTGAACTCGCAACTGAAGGAAAGCCAGCGCAAAGCGGCTGAACTTCAGGACAAGCTCGACAGCCTCGCCAATATCGAACGAACGCTGATTCCCCGACCGCGTGCGGTCAGGCCGGAAGGAGTAAAACGATGA
- a CDS encoding sigma 54-interacting transcriptional regulator has protein sequence MSTGAHVLVVDDDEDILKLLTMRLRAKGFRITAVGSAEQALTQIAIDPPRVVVSDIRLPGQDGLALFEEIRRTRPTLPVILLTAHGNIPDAVDATSRGVFGYLTKPFDSQILLEKIDRALQLSAPSSPSGDDLGITGKRGDDAWMVGVIFRSSRMAELMAEARMVAASDASVLIRGESGTGKEVLARAIHRASPRANGPFVAINCGAIPEQLLESELFGHAKGAFTGAGASRVGLFQTANGGTLFLDEIGDMPLALQVKLLRVLQERVVRPVGTTKAEPVDVRLLSATHRDLDAAMAQGQFREDLYYRLDVVSLNLPRLDERREDIPLLASHFVQLLAGKYGKPVNGFAPEALEALATAAWPGNVRQLFNVVEQSCALTSTPLIPLSLVQRALRVPPMDALNYAEAKQRFERNYLVQLLKLTDGNVADAARLAERNRTEFYRLLQKHDLTPAMFRSEGDSVFSSGERPGIA, from the coding sequence ATGAGCACTGGCGCCCACGTACTCGTCGTTGACGACGATGAAGACATCCTGAAGCTGCTGACCATGCGCCTGAGGGCCAAGGGCTTCCGAATTACCGCAGTTGGCTCCGCCGAGCAGGCGCTGACGCAGATTGCCATCGACCCTCCGCGCGTGGTCGTCAGCGACATCCGTCTGCCCGGTCAGGACGGCCTGGCGCTGTTTGAAGAAATCCGCCGGACGCGGCCGACGCTGCCCGTCATCCTGCTCACGGCACACGGCAACATTCCGGATGCCGTTGATGCCACATCACGCGGCGTTTTCGGCTACCTGACCAAGCCTTTCGATAGCCAGATACTGCTCGAAAAAATCGACCGCGCCCTGCAACTCTCGGCGCCATCCTCGCCATCCGGTGACGATCTCGGTATCACTGGCAAGCGTGGCGACGATGCGTGGATGGTTGGCGTCATCTTTCGCAGTAGCCGCATGGCCGAACTGATGGCCGAAGCGCGTATGGTCGCTGCCTCTGACGCCAGCGTGTTGATACGCGGCGAAAGCGGCACCGGCAAGGAAGTCTTGGCCCGCGCCATCCATCGCGCCAGCCCGCGCGCCAATGGGCCATTCGTCGCCATCAACTGTGGCGCCATACCGGAACAACTGCTCGAATCCGAACTTTTCGGTCACGCCAAGGGCGCGTTTACCGGTGCCGGCGCCAGCCGCGTCGGTTTGTTCCAGACCGCCAATGGTGGCACGCTCTTTCTCGACGAAATCGGCGACATGCCGCTCGCCCTGCAGGTCAAGCTGTTGCGCGTGCTGCAGGAGCGCGTCGTGCGCCCGGTCGGCACTACCAAGGCCGAGCCGGTTGATGTCCGTCTGTTGTCGGCGACACACCGGGACCTCGACGCCGCCATGGCGCAAGGGCAGTTCCGCGAAGACCTCTACTACCGTCTTGACGTTGTCTCGCTCAACCTGCCGCGCCTCGATGAGCGGCGTGAAGACATTCCCTTGCTGGCCTCCCATTTTGTGCAACTGCTCGCCGGCAAATACGGCAAGCCGGTCAACGGATTTGCCCCTGAAGCCCTTGAAGCCCTTGCCACCGCCGCCTGGCCGGGCAATGTCCGACAGCTCTTCAATGTTGTGGAACAAAGCTGCGCGCTGACCTCAACGCCGCTCATCCCGCTCAGCCTAGTTCAGCGCGCGCTACGCGTACCGCCCATGGATGCCCTGAACTATGCCGAAGCCAAGCAGCGGTTCGAGCGCAATTACCTCGTCCAGTTGCTCAAACTCACTGACGGCAATGTCGCCGATGCCGCGCGTCTGGCTGAACGTAACCGGACAGAGTTCTACCGTCTGTTGCAAAAGCACGACCTGACGCCCGCCATGTTCCGCAGCGAAGGAGATTCGGTGTTTTCGAGCGGCGAACGTCCCGGTATCGCATGA
- a CDS encoding BON domain-containing protein produces MIKRHLMVVSLTAAATFAGLGLSAFATDDPKAVAALIANNEVHDAALTEKVETVLRTDVGLTGSQFRILSRSAVVTIAGTVPDEHALRRALDLASGVRGVREVRNAMEVDLPK; encoded by the coding sequence ATGATCAAACGTCACCTGATGGTGGTTAGCCTTACCGCTGCCGCAACCTTTGCCGGCCTCGGCCTCTCTGCCTTTGCCACCGACGACCCCAAAGCCGTCGCAGCCCTGATCGCCAACAACGAAGTCCACGACGCAGCGCTCACCGAAAAAGTAGAAACCGTGTTGCGTACGGACGTAGGCCTTACCGGCTCGCAATTCCGCATCCTGTCCAGATCTGCCGTCGTCACAATAGCCGGCACGGTACCTGACGAACATGCGCTGCGCCGGGCGCTTGACCTGGCCAGCGGCGTGCGTGGCGTACGTGAAGTACGCAACGCCATGGAGGTCGACCTCCCAAAGTGA
- a CDS encoding biotin/lipoyl-binding protein, protein MSFAFVRMPKYPECWSSCGSCASGDVFILEVLVKTGDLVAREDNILTLETGKVALDIPSPQAGLVVQVHVTEGDTVDEGALLITLETV, encoded by the coding sequence ATGAGTTTCGCCTTTGTTCGCATGCCGAAATACCCTGAGTGCTGGTCGAGTTGTGGCTCGTGCGCGAGCGGCGATGTGTTCATTCTTGAGGTTTTGGTCAAGACAGGCGACTTGGTGGCCCGCGAGGACAATATTCTGACGCTGGAGACCGGCAAGGTGGCGCTGGACATTCCCAGCCCGCAGGCGGGCTTGGTCGTTCAGGTTCATGTTACAGAGGGCGATACAGTCGATGAAGGCGCGCTACTGATAACGCTGGAAACCGTCTAA
- a CDS encoding ATP-binding protein, with protein MDFPLVIQQSQLYSVIASDAELLASLSLLRANAIRLAATIDRTVPRFTDHSIRHMDALWGVTGRVLTNDEINTLSPAEGFILASGFYLHDIGMAYAATDEGIKSLKESKPWLGYLASMPTEQQLSEDVQAAALSVAVRSIHASAAIELATGSIPGTDIYLIEPKQIRDAWGMDCGRIAASHHWSLEKLDHEFGRLQSVSLPGGRSGDLGLIACILRIVDYAHINRDRAPTIDRVLRQLPSDSLVHWLAQENVDGPDRNGNSLEYRSSRKVADVDAWWLYYDLLRGLDAEIRAVKRYLDRRTSSCNRFSLEGVRGAESPEAAAISIPTSGFLPIEVNVRAGSISKLVQLLAGESLYGPDPLAAVRELIQNARDAVGLKAAITTSEYEKAALNLPIEISLRSGEQPVLEIIDYGVGMSQKVISDFLIAIASDYWSSQFYIDFPNAAGYKPAGKFGIGFLSVFMLGDTVVVESNRAGEARHSLTLSGLGRRGELRSIGVVPGSGTKVSIKLKPRVLESLGKLGEMVRIYAPALNHPIKVTVDGETTNISRGWFSSVSPNEFHNWVNNALTRLGENRSPISKIDDIHDRYLHYRRGRIRYGGDDFAPSWDIWPEYRNDNVRLLASTTGESLLCLKGLALQAIRTYGFSGVIDVDNVTPDASRRQALDADVSMIMEQAREAIRPMIVEHLDSLGRNEFLITQLDHLCFCVRAYGAQCLKESSVPWVSLLKVPGDLRQVSCRELLTTLSGKQSVFFAYNTGPWTAIKKWSASKDRTQDELIIVLDGDHESDRPGYISGNEDKIGNLADLWPSCEKTELFGTILAVLAESWQIRVDQLTGQDGWLHNGNSLAGHLKREIEI; from the coding sequence ATGGATTTCCCCCTGGTTATTCAACAATCGCAACTGTATTCAGTTATTGCCAGTGACGCAGAATTGCTGGCTAGCCTTTCATTGTTGCGGGCCAATGCAATTCGACTTGCTGCCACTATTGATAGAACAGTCCCTAGGTTTACTGATCATTCAATTCGTCACATGGATGCGTTATGGGGTGTCACAGGGCGAGTTCTTACTAATGATGAAATAAACACCCTTTCGCCAGCGGAGGGATTTATTTTGGCCTCGGGGTTTTATCTTCATGATATCGGTATGGCATACGCTGCTACAGATGAAGGTATAAAGAGTCTGAAAGAATCGAAGCCTTGGTTAGGGTATCTAGCGTCGATGCCAACTGAGCAGCAATTGTCGGAAGATGTTCAGGCAGCCGCTTTGAGCGTTGCAGTTCGTTCTATTCACGCGTCTGCGGCGATTGAATTAGCGACTGGCAGTATTCCAGGAACAGATATTTATTTAATTGAACCCAAGCAAATAAGGGATGCCTGGGGGATGGACTGCGGGCGAATTGCAGCAAGCCATCACTGGAGTTTAGAGAAGCTAGACCATGAGTTTGGTCGCCTGCAGTCTGTTTCGTTACCAGGGGGGCGGTCTGGTGACTTAGGTTTGATTGCATGTATTTTACGAATTGTCGACTACGCACACATTAATCGAGATCGAGCTCCCACGATAGATAGAGTATTGCGACAGTTGCCTTCCGATAGCTTGGTTCACTGGCTGGCTCAAGAGAACGTTGATGGTCCTGATAGAAACGGAAATAGCCTTGAATATCGCTCATCGAGGAAGGTTGCCGACGTAGATGCATGGTGGCTTTATTACGATCTTTTGCGAGGCCTAGACGCTGAAATTCGTGCGGTCAAGCGGTATTTGGATCGTCGGACATCAAGCTGTAATCGATTTTCACTCGAGGGGGTTCGTGGCGCTGAATCGCCAGAAGCAGCGGCGATCTCAATACCAACGTCGGGATTTCTTCCTATAGAAGTAAACGTTCGTGCTGGTTCGATTTCTAAGCTAGTACAACTGCTTGCGGGAGAGTCTTTATATGGCCCCGATCCTCTAGCTGCTGTCAGAGAGTTAATTCAGAATGCTAGAGATGCTGTTGGCTTAAAAGCTGCGATTACTACTTCTGAGTACGAAAAAGCCGCATTGAATTTGCCTATTGAAATATCGCTCAGGTCAGGTGAGCAGCCAGTTCTGGAGATTATTGATTACGGAGTTGGAATGTCGCAGAAAGTGATTTCAGATTTTCTGATCGCAATCGCATCTGACTATTGGTCATCCCAATTTTATATTGATTTCCCAAATGCTGCTGGATACAAGCCTGCGGGTAAATTTGGTATTGGATTTCTCTCTGTATTTATGCTTGGTGATACTGTTGTAGTTGAATCAAACCGCGCTGGCGAAGCTCGTCATTCCTTAACATTAAGTGGATTAGGACGCCGTGGTGAATTGCGGTCAATTGGAGTTGTCCCAGGTAGTGGAACGAAAGTTTCCATCAAACTTAAGCCAAGGGTTTTAGAGTCTCTGGGTAAATTGGGTGAAATGGTTAGGATATATGCCCCGGCTCTCAATCATCCAATAAAGGTTACCGTTGATGGGGAAACAACAAATATATCCCGTGGATGGTTTTCATCGGTTTCTCCAAATGAGTTCCACAATTGGGTAAATAATGCCTTAACCCGTCTTGGAGAAAATCGATCACCGATTTCAAAAATCGATGACATTCACGACCGCTACTTGCATTATCGACGCGGCCGAATCCGTTATGGAGGAGATGACTTCGCTCCGTCGTGGGATATTTGGCCTGAGTATAGAAATGACAATGTCAGGCTTTTGGCTAGTACAACCGGTGAGAGTCTGCTGTGCTTGAAAGGTTTAGCACTTCAGGCGATTCGTACCTATGGATTCTCAGGTGTGATTGACGTTGATAATGTGACGCCGGATGCAAGTCGTCGGCAAGCGTTAGATGCAGATGTCTCCATGATCATGGAGCAGGCGCGTGAGGCCATACGGCCGATGATTGTTGAACATCTAGACTCTTTGGGTAGAAATGAGTTTCTAATCACTCAGCTTGATCACCTCTGTTTTTGTGTTCGGGCATATGGTGCCCAATGTCTCAAAGAGTCTTCTGTTCCTTGGGTGAGTTTGCTTAAAGTCCCTGGGGATCTGAGACAAGTCAGTTGTCGCGAATTGCTTACAACGTTATCAGGCAAACAATCGGTATTCTTCGCATATAACACCGGCCCTTGGACAGCTATTAAAAAATGGTCAGCTTCGAAAGATCGAACTCAAGATGAGTTAATCATCGTATTGGACGGTGACCATGAGTCAGACCGTCCAGGCTATATTTCTGGAAATGAAGACAAAATTGGCAATTTGGCTGACCTTTGGCCTTCATGTGAGAAAACCGAGCTTTTCGGAACTATCCTAGCTGTGTTGGCGGAATCGTGGCAGATTCGAGTTGATCAGCTGACTGGACAAGATGGTTGGTTGCATAATGGAAATTCATTGGCTGGGCACTTGAAGCGTGAAATTGAAATATAG